A part of Babylonia areolata isolate BAREFJ2019XMU chromosome 6, ASM4173473v1, whole genome shotgun sequence genomic DNA contains:
- the LOC143283122 gene encoding radial spoke head protein 3 homolog, whose protein sequence is MAAVLPQRPDAGTYTFASQPRALKQRKKYRDPVQQAEAQEGLVNYGNIMYDRRIVRGNTYAQHTLPAHAQPDPIEIQRQQENRRRAIARKRAKDQLRPRSPDPVDGRKHIDVQTELYLEELSDRVEEADVECQTDGFLDRPPSPQFVPAKTGIDIATQILEGDLFDFDVEVKPILEVIVGKTIEQSLLEVMEEEELANLRQQQRAFEELRNAELVEQQRLEEQERRHREEKERRMKQQREVVRKEKETAEKIAARAFAQSYLADLVPSVFGTLSDNGYFFDPVERDVEQGFLPWLMDQVVDQLDRNEQGRMVLDGMLREVVAKRMELYSKLDDVASSVGRASRTASSMQREQSTVEPPAPATTTESEDAVTSGEKTAAEEQPQPTAQSTEEGGESVEATEPAAEEETAADE, encoded by the exons atggcagCTGTACTCCCTCAGCGGCCAGATGCTGGCACTTACACATTCGCTAGTCAACCCAGAGCTTTGAAACAGAGGAAAAAGTATCGTGATCCAGTCCAACA AGCAGAAGCTCAGGAGGGACTTGTGAACTATGGCAACATCATGTACGATAGGCGCATTGTGCGAGGAAATACTTATGCCCAGCATACATTGCCTGCT CATGCTCAGCCAGACCCAATTGAAATCCAGAGGCAGCAAGAGAACCGACGCAGAGCCATTGCTCGTAAACGGGCAAAAGATCAGCTGAGGCCCAGGTCCCCAGACCCTGTGGATGGACGCAAGCACATTGACGTGCAGACTGAGCTGTACCTGGAGGAACTCAGTGACCGGGTAGAGGAGGCTGATGTGGAATGCCAGACAGATGGATTCCTGGACCGTCCCCCATCACCGCAATTCGTGCCTGCCAAGACTGGCATTGATATTGCAACACAGATTTTAGAGGGAGAT CTGTTTGACTTTGATGTGGAGGTGAAGCCCATCTTGGAAGTGATCGTGGGCAAGACCATCGAACAGTCCCTGTtggaggtgatggaggaggaggagctggccAATCTCCGTCAGCAGCAGCGTGCCTTTGAAGAACTCCGCAATGCTGAGCTGGTGGAGCAGCAAAGGCTGGAGGAACAGGAACGCCGACACCGGGAAGAAAAG GAAAGACGAATGAAGcagcagagagaggtggtgaggaaggagaaagagacagcagaGAAGATTGCTGCACGTGCCTTTGCCCAAAGCTACCTGGCTGATCTGGTGCCCTCTGTCTTTGGCACTTTGTCTGACAATGGTTATTTCTTTGATCCTGTAGAAAGAG ATGTGGAGCAGGGCTTCCTGCCGTGGCTGATGGACCAGGTGGTGGATCAGCTGGATCGTAATGAACAGGGCCGCATGGTGCTGGACGGCATGCTGAGAGAGGTGGTGGCCAAGCGCATGGAGCTGTACAGCAAGCTGGATGACGTGGCGTCCAGTGTGGGCCGAGCATCCCGCACGGCCAGCAGCATGCAGAGAGAGCAGTCCACTGTAGAACCTCCTGCCCCTGCCACCACCACAGAG AGCGAGGACGCGGTGACATCAGGCGAGAAGACAGCAGCCGAGGAGCAGCCACAGCCGACGGCACAGAGCACGGAGGAAGGCGGGGAGAGCGTGGAGGCCACGGAGCCCGCCGCTGAGGAGGAGACCGCCGCCGACGAATAA